The genomic window ACGCCTCGAGCGTCGCGGTGGTCTGGTTCGGGGCGGGGCGCATCGAGGACGGGCTCATGCAGGTGGGGGCGCTCACCGCGTTCCTCACCTACCTCATCCAGATCCTCATGGCCGTGCTCATGGCCACCTTCATCGCCGTGGTGCTGCCGCGGGCGACGGTCTCGGCCGACCGCATCGGCGAGGTGCTCGAGACCCCGTCCTCGGTCGAGCTGCCCGCCTCGCCCGTGACGGCGCTCGCCACCCGCGGGCGGGTCGAGCTGCGCGGCGTCTCCTTCGAGTACCCGGGCGCGGAGGAGCCCGTGCTCGCGGGCATCGACCTCGTCGCCGAGCCCGGCACCATGACGGCGATCATCGGCAGCACCGGCGCGGGCAAGACCACCCTCATCAGCCTGCTGCCCCGCCTCATCGACGCCACCGCCGGGCAGGTGCTCGTCGACGGCGCCGACGTGCGCGACATCGACCCCGACACGCTGTGGGCGCGCATCGGCCTCGTGCCGCAGCGGCCGTACCTGTTCTCGGGCACCGTGGCTTCGAACCTGCGCTTCGGCAAGCCCGATGCGAGCGATGACGAGCTGTGGGCCGCGCTCGAGATCGCGCAGGCGGCCGATTTCGTGCGCGCGATGCCCGAGGGGCTCGAGACCCCGGTGGCGCAGGGCGGCACCACCGTCTCCGGCGGCCAGCGCCAGCGCCTCGCCATCGCCCGCGCGCTCGTGAAGCGGCCGCCGATCTACGTCTTCGACGACTCCTTCTCGGCCCTCGATACGGCGACGGATGCCCGGCTGCGGCAGGCGCTGCGCCGCGCGGTCTCCGACGCCACGGTCATCGTCGTCGGGCAGCGGGTCGCGACCGTGCAGGACGCCGACCAGATCATCGTGCTCGAGGACGGCGCGGTGGTCGGCCGCGGCACGCACGCCGAGCTGCTGGCCGGGAACGCGACCTACGCCGAGATCGTCAGCAGCCAGCAGCGGGTGGAGGCCGGAGCATGAGCGGCGGCACGACACCGGCATCGGCATCCGCCCGCGACGTCGCCGAGGCCGCGCAGTCCGGCGCGTCCGCCGCGGCCGCGGGAGCGAGCGCCCCTGCCGGCACCGCGGCGCCGGCCGCGCCCGAGCGCCCGGTCGGCCCGCCCGGCGGGATGCGCCGCGGCCCCATGGGCGGCCCGATGGGCGGCGGCGTCGGCATGCCGGCCGAGAAGGCGGTCTCCTTCGGCCGCTCGGCGAAGCGTCTCGTCGGCCGGCTGCGCCCCGAGCGCTCCCGCGTCATCGCGGTGATCGCGCTCGGCGTCGTCAGCGTCCTGCTGAGCGTCGTGGGGCCGGCCCTGCTGGGTCTCGGCACCAACCTCATCATCGTCGGCGTCTACGGCAGCGACGACCTCGGCGGCGCGGTGGGCGACGGGCCCGGCATCGACGTGCCCGCGCTGCAGATGCTGCTCGGAGCGGTGCTGCTGGTCTACGTGCTGTCGTCGGTGTTCTCGTGGCTGCAGTCGTACGTGCTCAACGGCGTCACCCAGCGCACGGTCTACCGCCTGCGCGAGGAGGTGCAGGCGAAGCTCAACCGGCTCCCGCTGACGTACTTCGATCGCGTGCAGCGCGGAGAGGTGCTCAGCCGGGTGACCAACGACATCGACAACATCTCGCAGAGCCTGCAGCAGACCATGAGCCAGCTGCTCACCTCGCTGCTCACCGTCATCGGCGTCATCGTGATGATGGTCGTCATCTCGCCCGTGCTCGCCCTCGTCGCGCTCATCACCATCCCGCTGACCCTCGTCATCACCGCGGTCATCGCGAAGCGCTCGCAGCCGCTGTTCGCCGCGCAGTGGCGGCACACGGGCGAGCTGAACGGGCAGATCGAGGAGACCTTCACCGGGCACGCGCTCGTCAAGGTCTTCGGTCGTCAGCGCGAGGTCGAGGCGCGCTTCCGCGCCAAGAACGACGAGCTCTTCGCCGCGAGCTTCGGCGCGCAGTTCGTCAGCGGCATCATCATGCCGGC from Microcella daejeonensis includes these protein-coding regions:
- a CDS encoding ABC transporter ATP-binding protein, whose translation is MLARILRQYLRPSWPLIAGVVVFQLGQSLASLLLPALNADIIDRGIARGDTGYILGVGGTMLGVTLVQIACAITAVYFGARVAMALGRDLRGAIFAHVGTFSEREVARFGAPSLITRTTNDVQQVQMLVLMTSTMLVSAPILAIGGVIMALQQDLGLSAIMAVAIPVLLIAVSLIIVRMVPLFRVMQERIDAVNRVLREQLTGMRVVRAFVRERHEIERFDEANTALTQTALRAGRLFALMFPIVLLVLNASSVAVVWFGAGRIEDGLMQVGALTAFLTYLIQILMAVLMATFIAVVLPRATVSADRIGEVLETPSSVELPASPVTALATRGRVELRGVSFEYPGAEEPVLAGIDLVAEPGTMTAIIGSTGAGKTTLISLLPRLIDATAGQVLVDGADVRDIDPDTLWARIGLVPQRPYLFSGTVASNLRFGKPDASDDELWAALEIAQAADFVRAMPEGLETPVAQGGTTVSGGQRQRLAIARALVKRPPIYVFDDSFSALDTATDARLRQALRRAVSDATVIVVGQRVATVQDADQIIVLEDGAVVGRGTHAELLAGNATYAEIVSSQQRVEAGA